The stretch of DNA ACCCACCTGTATCTGAGCTGCAATGGTCGAGCCATCTTCGATGATCGATTTACCTCACCCCTGAACCATGCCCGGCGCTCGCTGAGAGTTGCTTTCATGAAACTGATAGCGAATCTTCACCTTAGCATGGCTTGTAATCCAACCTATTAACTCGATGGCCTACACACCATCCTTCGTATCAACACCATTCACGCTATCGCCTTAGGACAATAGAACACGACCCTGATCAATGACCAGGGCCGCGTAGAAGAGAGTATTCGAACGTCAACAGTTACGGCAAGTCAACTGGGATGAGCACGCGATTGATCGAGTGAACACGACCATTGCTGGCACGAATGTTGAATGGCCAAGTCACTGATGGGTTTCGGAGATTTGGATCGTTATCGATTAGTGTAAAGAAGAAGGGTTGGAAGGTGGCTCCAGCAGCAAGCGTCGTCAAAGGCTGCTGCAAAAAGGTCGCAAAGATCAGATTGATTGGACGGATATTGCCGTCAACGACGTGATAAAGAAGGATGTCAGTCAATACTGGAATTGGATCGCCACCACCGAGTTCTGTAAGAGCGCCAACAAGGAATAGCCAGATTGCCTCTTCGTCATAACCACCTTCGTAACCAAGATCACGAGCAAGACGGAAAAAGGCCCTGTCATTTGGAGCAAAGAGGGTCAGTGTCACGTCTGGATCGGCAAGTGCTTCAGCGAGCCCAGCGGTTACCACGGCTGTCAGCAGAATGTCATAGTCGCGCTTTTTGTTATCGAATTCGCCACCACTTCTAGAGATGACAATATCTGTGATGGTGCCATTACCAGAAGATGCTTGGGCTTGCGGGACAGCAATGAATGAGATGGCAGCAACAACGGCGCAACAGCATGTACGTAGGGATAGCATGGGGGAAAACTCCTGTGTTCGGGATCTGGGGGGTTTGAGGGGGACAGACGCCCTAACGGCGTCACATTCAGTCAAGTAGTTCTAAGGGGCATAAATCGTTCAAATCGTTCAATTAGTTAGGAATATACCCTCTGTAACAGATGAGTCAATAGGTTATTTGTAAATATATCGTTCAAATCGTTCTCTCTGGTGTATTGGCAAAATGGATGCCTATGCACGATGGGGGGCGTCTGATGACCTCTTTGCCGATCAGCTACACGCCAACGACCCGCGGTTTAATTGACTTAAATCGCCAGCGACAGCGGCTTCTTGATGCCTACACTGAAACCACAGAAAGTGAGGCTGACCATGTCGGGTTTTCATAGCGTTGTCATTGGAGGAGCTGGCGGTATTGGTCGAGCGCTTGTTCCTCGACTCCGAACCGCAGGACACAATGTCACCATCATCAGTCGTGATGGTGATAACCATGAGAACCTTGATGCAAACTGCATCGTTGGTGATGCGCGAGATATTGATGGACTGACCACAATTGTTCAGACAATTGGTGCAAGTCAACCCGTTACTGGAATGGTTTGCCTAGCTGGATCTATTCTCCTCAAACCAGCGCACATGACTTCCGCAGCGGAATGGTCACACACGCTTGAAACAAATCTGACGACTGCTTTTGCTTGTGTCCATGCTGCAGGAAAATGCATGCGCGGCGGTGGAAGTATTGTGCTGACTTCAACCGTTGCGGCTCACACTGGATTGCCAAATCATGAAGCAATTGCCGCTGCCAAGGCTGGAGTAGAGGGACTCACGAGAAGCGCGGCTGCAACATATGCAAGCCGAGGCCTTCGATGTAATGCTGTTGCGCCGGGGCTTGTTGATACCCCATTAGCAAACCAGATCACTGGATCGGAACGTGCTCTCGAGCACTCAAGAAAAATGCATCCGCTCGGACGTATTGGACAACCAGCTGATGTTGCAGCTGCCATTGCATGGCTTCTGTCGAGTGAAAGTGACTGGGTCACTGGACAGGTACTGGGCATTGATGGAGGTTTGGGGCAGACGCGGGCTCAATCCAAATGAATAAGAAGTATGTCGCACCATGGATGACTCCAGTGCTCATCCTAGCTGGCCTCTATAACATTGCGTTTGGTGTTTGGGTTGTTTTATGGCCTCATTGCGCCTTTGAGTTGGTTGGCATGGAAGTCCCCCGCTATCCATTTCTCTGGCAATGCATCGGAATGATCGTTGGTGTTTATGGATTGGGCTATTTAGCCTCAGCTCGCCGTCCACTACGCCACTGGCCCATCATTATGGTGGGACTGCTTGGAAAAATACTCGGGCCAATTGGTTTCTTACAAGCAGCATTGAGTGGATCGATTACTTGGTCATTCGGCGTCATCATTATCACAAATGATCTCATATGGTGGCTACCCTTTGCACTCTTACTTCGGGCCGCTTGGCTCAACTCAACCGCATTAGTTCTCGATAAATCTCAGGATCAGTAGCGCCTTCCGTACCGAACACAAGCACGCGACTGTCTTCCGTCAACGCGAGTTGCTGCCAGAGGGCTTTATTTAAACGGGCCTCTGTCAAACCCGCTAAACCTGCAACGGCTGACTCTCCTGCAACGATTGAATAATCCTGAGCAAGCCTGCGCATCAATGGTGCAACCGGATCATCTGTGATTGTAAGAAATTCATCGGCAGCTGACTCCAGGATCGGCCAGGCAATCAAGGAGACCTCGCCACAGGAGAGGCCTGCCATCACACTCTCCCGCTTAATATTCACCGAGCGCAAACCACGAGCATGGGCACTCTCATAAAGACATGCCGCAGGCTCAGGTTCAACAATAATGAACGCCGGCTTATGAGCTCCATAATGGCACCACATGTCCAGGCACACGGCACCAGCAAGTCCCCCGCAACCTCCTTGTATAAACACATGTGTCGGTGGTGCTTGAAGTGGCCACTGAGACATGACCTCTTGGGTCATCACGGTATAGCCAGCCATGACACTTCTTGGAATCTCTAGATATTCTGGCCATGATGTGTCAGAAACGATCAGCCAGTTCTGTGCCTTTGCGTCGACCGCTGCGGCATGAACAGAATCATCGTAGTTCCCTTTTACACGATGCACACAGGCACCAAGTAACTCAATTTCGTTCTGCCGACCGCGACTCACTTGATCGTGCATGTAGATCACACATTGGCAACCAAATCTTTTGGCGCCCCATGCGACCGAACGACCATGATTCCCATCAGTTGCTGTCACGACTGTAAAGCGACCAGCCATTTCGGGATAGCGAACTTGCTCAATCTCCTTGAGTGTGACATCTTGGCCAAGCTCCATGCTGATGCATTTTTGAAGGACCAACTGCACTGCATAAGCCCCGCCAAGAGCTTTAAAACTTGCCAACTCAAATCGTCTGCTCTCATCTTTGTAGTACAACGCACCAATTCCAAGTTCATCGGCAAAGTCACTCAGCTCAATCAGATCCGTGCTTTGATAACCCTGCCACCTGGTAATTTCTTGAAACGCCTCTTGACGAGCCTGCTCAGGGATGGCCGCATACAGTAACTCTGGGCAGCGTTGCTCAGTGAGTACCAAATCGTTATGACAATGCCGGTGAATCGTGATGGTGATCTCCTAGGCACACTACGATTATCTCGTGCGGTTAACTTGAATGATCACTTGCAAGGATCTGTATCGCCGCTTGAGAAGCCGCATGCCCACTCTGAACTGCATGCTCTACTGTCTTTCCGAGACACCAATCACCACAGGCAACAATCCGCTGATCTGTGTCGGCCAACACGGGTATACCAACTGGATCTGAAACGACTCCATACCGCCAACGATGAACTTGAGCTGTAGCTGACAGATTGACGCCG from Phycisphaerales bacterium encodes:
- a CDS encoding SDR family oxidoreductase; amino-acid sequence: MSGFHSVVIGGAGGIGRALVPRLRTAGHNVTIISRDGDNHENLDANCIVGDARDIDGLTTIVQTIGASQPVTGMVCLAGSILLKPAHMTSAAEWSHTLETNLTTAFACVHAAGKCMRGGGSIVLTSTVAAHTGLPNHEAIAAAKAGVEGLTRSAAATYASRGLRCNAVAPGLVDTPLANQITGSERALEHSRKMHPLGRIGQPADVAAAIAWLLSSESDWVTGQVLGIDGGLGQTRAQSK
- a CDS encoding diaminopropionate ammonia-lyase — translated: MVLTEQRCPELLYAAIPEQARQEAFQEITRWQGYQSTDLIELSDFADELGIGALYYKDESRRFELASFKALGGAYAVQLVLQKCISMELGQDVTLKEIEQVRYPEMAGRFTVVTATDGNHGRSVAWGAKRFGCQCVIYMHDQVSRGRQNEIELLGACVHRVKGNYDDSVHAAAVDAKAQNWLIVSDTSWPEYLEIPRSVMAGYTVMTQEVMSQWPLQAPPTHVFIQGGCGGLAGAVCLDMWCHYGAHKPAFIIVEPEPAACLYESAHARGLRSVNIKRESVMAGLSCGEVSLIAWPILESAADEFLTITDDPVAPLMRRLAQDYSIVAGESAVAGLAGLTEARLNKALWQQLALTEDSRVLVFGTEGATDPEIYRELMRLS
- a CDS encoding fasciclin domain-containing protein; the protein is MLSLRTCCCAVVAAISFIAVPQAQASSGNGTITDIVISRSGGEFDNKKRDYDILLTAVVTAGLAEALADPDVTLTLFAPNDRAFFRLARDLGYEGGYDEEAIWLFLVGALTELGGGDPIPVLTDILLYHVVDGNIRPINLIFATFLQQPLTTLAAGATFQPFFFTLIDNDPNLRNPSVTWPFNIRASNGRVHSINRVLIPVDLP
- a CDS encoding alkyl hydroperoxide reductase, whose product is MNKKYVAPWMTPVLILAGLYNIAFGVWVVLWPHCAFELVGMEVPRYPFLWQCIGMIVGVYGLGYLASARRPLRHWPIIMVGLLGKILGPIGFLQAALSGSITWSFGVIIITNDLIWWLPFALLLRAAWLNSTALVLDKSQDQ